ctatagacggcgtcagccatgtttctgtgactgcgattatgtctggcctagttgagtcaatctgtacacctagttccggtagcttatttagtaagctccgggcgttggtataacagatccgaagcctatttaggtggcctcgtgcttcacccagagtggcttcggcatcatcctctgtcgaagcctcacaacccgaaaatttacaattttcaggtctttttcgccagcgtctaatctgagctgtagttccttttcggcttcccgtcttttaacacggtccgccaacggtaagtccttacggagaaaaactcctgaaccctttaatttgtgtccattttctaagattaagtcgcgttcgtttgaggatttgaaaacgactttgagtagtctagactgatttggtttcagatgcgctagatttcctaatctatacacctttagcaaggtgactccggggatgtttttgggcataacttggttgagtagttgttttatcaacacaatgtcatgctcaaaacgagctttcggttctaagttgtcactctccttgactctatggagaatgactgatctgtcgctgtgatcagacctcggcttgtcgacccttttggtgggggtatgacttccttttacgtcattttggcgtttttttcttacgacccgtacccaatcgccaacgttctttggagtggtaaccacattcgcgtcaggcgtactgtgggattccggaagagtcaggacgacttgggagatcgggtcatctttcgcgctggaaaccgatcgagccttgcggtttcggcttcctgaagttcccttctgggtaccatttttgatacgagggacagaagagacttttttgcgcgagtttctggttgtaacagtcctctttggaggatgttcttcctccttaGTAGGGTGTGGGTCGGCagtttttggactcacttgggcctgccttgtgtcaatctgcgtgtcgacagattgagttctgactgatgtatcccgaccgcgcttgccgagacacttttttgcggcatttactattgaaatGGCCTCGGTTagcaggctatttgcatccaaacagcactgttgacatagccatacacatccatttttactaaaccgcttgaaagctgcaggtgttagattcgtgcaaacatcgtggtaccaacctttgcactcatcgcactgcatgccgctatcaacaggatatcgacatcctgggcggtggcaaatgcttttgttgcatcttccagtcattttaagatgcgaaagtgagtgttgactataagtagaaaaaaaaaaactataaacagttaggaccaaagtactaacagacacaatggaaaaaaaaaggtactctggagtaccgacgataaaactatttaggataccaaagatgatactctaatagaatactttaactgaaagaaattcaatcaaagtataaaaacagtagtcttgatacgttaataacgatcaaaacaatagaatttactcaacgaggaaaaataccactgtccttatGTTGAATGTGTTTTTAGTCTTGCTAAACAACTATTATATTCAACAGGTGTATCAGTATCGTAGTACATTTTTTCTGTTAAACAAAATAACACAATCATACAATTAGTCCTttttatgaatttgaataaagccAAAAACAACTAGTAAGGCTGAATGATAGgaattcattgtatttcatGGTTTCACTTCAGCTGCCTACAACTCAGTTCGCACTACATGCATATACAGGCACTTTTAAGATCGACTTGGGTTAAAGGTCGGAAAAATACATGTGATGAAGCTGTCATGATACAGAATCTAAAAGGGGATATGACTGATTTGAAGAGTCCTGATAAGGTTTAAGAATCGGACAAGTGGAGATCACAAATGAATCGTCCTTAACAGGTTCATTAGTTTTAGCATATTTATCGATGAATTTCTGTGGTTATGCGTTTTATCACTGATACTTGTTAATAACTAACATTTATACATCTTAGAATGATACAAAGATAATTCATTTCATGATAAGagtttaaaatgatttaatgCCCCAAATGAAAAGAGAGTTGCTTGTTACCTAATCTGAAAAAATCNNNNNNNNNNNNNNNNNNNNNNNNNNNNNNNNNNNNNNNNNNNNNNNNNNNNNNNNNNNNNNNNNNNNNNNNNNNNNNNNNNNNNNNNNNNNNNNNNNNNNNNNNNNNNNNNNNNNNNNNNNNNNNNNNNNNNNNNNNNNNNNNNNNNNNNNNNNNNNNNNNNNNNNNNNNNNNNNNNNNNNNNNNNNNNNNNNNNNNNNNNNNNNNNNNNNNNNNNNNNNNNNNNNNNNNNNNNNNNNNNNNNNNNNNNNNNNNNNNNNNNNNNNNNNNNNNNNNNNNNNNNNNNNNNNNNNNNNNNNNNNNNNNNNNNNNNNNNNNNNNNNNNNNNNNNNNNNNNNNNNNNNNNNNNNNNNNNNNNNNNNNNNNNNNNNNNNNNNNNNNNNNNNNNNNNNNNNNNNNNNNNNNNNNNNNNNNNNNNNNNNNNNNNNNNNNNNNNNNNNNNNNNNNNNNNNNNNNNNNNNNNNNNNNNNNNNNNNNNNNNNNNNNNNNNNNNNNNNNNNNNNNNNNNNNNNNNNNNNNNNNNNNNNNNNNNNNNNNNNNNNNNNNNNNNNNNNNNNNNNNNNNNNNNNNNNNNNNNNNNNNNNNNNNNNNNNNNNNNNNNNNNNNNNNNNNNNNNNNNNNNNNNNNNNNNNNNNNNNNNNNNNNNNNNNNNNNNNNNNNNNNNNNNNNNNNNNNNNNNNNNNNNNNNNNNNNNNNNNNNNNNNNNNNNNNNNNNNNNNNNNNNNNNNNNNNNNNNNNNNNNNNNNNNNNNNNNNNNNNNNNNNNNNNNNNNNNNNNNNNNNNNNNNNNNNNNNNNNNNNNNNNNNNNNNNNNNNNNNNNNNNNNNNNNNNNNNNNNNNNNNNNNNNNNNNNNNNNNNNNNNNNNNNNNNNNNNNNNNNNNNNNNNNNNNNNNNNNNNNNNNNNNNNNNNNNNNNNNNNNNNNNNNNNNNNNNNNNNNNNNNNNNNNNNNNNNNNNNNNNNNNNNNNNNNNNNNNNNNNNNNNNNNNNNNNNNNNNNNNNNNNNNNNNNNNNNNNNNNNNNNNNNNNNNNNNNNNNNNNNNNNNNNNNNNNNNNNNNNNNNNNNNNNNNNNNNNNNNNNNNNNNNNNNNNNNNNNNNNNNNNNNNNNNNNNNNNNNNNNNNNNNNNNNNNNNNNNNNNNNNNNNNNNNNNNNNNNNNNNNNNNNNNNNNNNNNNNNNNNNNNNNNNNNNNNNNNNNNNNNNNNNNNNNNNNNNNNNNNNNNNNNNNNNNNNNNNNNNNNNNNNNNNNNNNNNNNNNNNNNNNNNNNNNNNNNNNNNNNNNNNNNNNNNNNNNNNNNNNNNNNNNNNNNNNNNNNNNNNNNNNNNNNNNNNNNNNNNNNNNNNNNNNNNNNNNNNNNNNNNNNNNNNNNNNNNNNNNNNNNNNNNNNNNNNNNNNNNNNNNNNNNNNNNNNNNNNNNNNNNNNNNNNNNNNNNNNNNNNNNNNNNNNNNNNNNNNNNNNNNNNNNNNNNNNNNNNNNNNNNNNNNNNNNNNNNNNNNNNNNNNNNNNNNNNNNNNNNNNNNNNNNNNNNNNNNNNNNNNNNNNNNNNNNNNNNNNNNNNNNNNNNNNNNNNNNNNNNNNNNNNNNNNNNNNNNNNNNNNNNNNNNNNNNNNNNNNNNNNNNNNNNNNNNNNNNNNNNNNNNNNNNNNNNNNNNNNNNNNNNNNNNNNNNNNNNNNNNNNNNNNNNNNNNNNNNNNNNNNNNNNNNNNNNNNNNNNNNNNNNNNNNNNNNNNNNNNNNNNNNNNNNNNNNNNNNNNNNNNNNNNNNNNNNNNNNNNNNNNNNNNNNNNNNNNNNNNNNNNNNNNNNNNNNNNNNNNNNNNNNNNNNNNNNNNNNNNNNNNNNNNNNNNNNNNNNNNNNNNNNNNNNNNNNNNNNNNNNNNNNNNNNNNNNNNNNNNNNNNNNNNNNNNNNNNNNNNNNNNNNNNNNNNNNNNNNNNNNNNNNNNNNNNNNNNNNNNNNNNNNNNNNNNNNNNNNNNNNNNNNNNNNNNNNNNNNNNNNNNNNGGAAGTCAGACATTCAAATACAACGGCTAAAGATAAAACCTTTAAATAGATCTAAAACTTGATAATAAGGTCGAACTAGTGCTCTGTAATATAGTCCAACACAGGTTTCCTGACTAGGTTAGTTCTCCGAACTTTTTAACCAGACACTAAACAGTCGTCTACATCCTAACAATTTCACAGCGCCTCAAAAAAGCAGGACATGCGAAGTGGTATATCTGTATACATGGTAGGTAAGGAACAGGCTAGAAAACCTCAGTACAAACAACTAGGGTTTACCACGTCCAAAATAAGTCCAGGTGATTCTATTGCAGGAAACtagtattttaaatttatttatttatttaaacacaaatattggtataagaGGGCACCAAGTAGATATGCGCCATATAAATCACGTGACTTGTGAGAGGGCTGGGGTACTGCCTGGTCGCCCAatccgaagcaggtggttttcttggggaaATGCCACGCACAAAACTGTCGACTATTTAACAGTCCTTTTTAAAGACTATTTAACACTAGCATTCATAATGCAATTTTGTTGGTTGACAGTGAAAAGCAACCAACTCGGTGTCTGATATCGACCAGAATATTTAACCTTGAAGTGATAATTAAGATAAATATTCATGGTTAATAAACATAAATCTAATTGTGGATGCTAGGACATTGAGTGGAGACGAACTCATTAACTGGCATCGACAACGCGCAACGTAGAAATATTTTTAGAGGGATTTCTTCAGGTGAACATTGTGAATCAAAACAAAACAGCAGACTTACTACGATTAAAAGTATCAAGTCCCGTCACCCATTATATACCAAATGTGATTGAACTTAAGATTATTAACCGTTTCCGCCAGAGTCAAAAGATAAATGTTCAACAAGCAATTCGATTAGCAAAAACATGATCATAACCAAGGAAAAATATAAGCAAACCTCACATGTTGTAAGAAGCGAGCAGATACTGGTTGTTGAATATTCACAGCATTATCAAGGTCAATATTAAGACGACCTGCTATATGCATGATTTCTTTAATGAGTCTTTGACAATCATCATCCAACTTGACAAACTCCTGTGCCAAACTATTTCTTAATTTAGTGACATGGTCAAGAAAATCTTTTGATAGTGATAAAATCTCCATAGGATTAGGAGCAGTGATTAGGGCGATTATTTCCTCGTCATCAGCAGTCTCTTGTTGCAGGAGATCTCTTAAGTTTCTGATTTCCTGAATTAGTCTAGACAAacgaagagaacgagaacgcTGATGGATTACATCACATAAACATAGGTTACTTTTTCTTGAGTCAGATGATTGATGTTTTCTTTTAAGATTCCAATTTGTTCAGGATTTGGGACGTGTATAAAGGTCTCAGGGACAGGAGGTTCATTAAGCCGCTCGCACAAATCCTTTTCCTCTGCTTTAAGCAAATTATATGTCTGAAGAATTGAGGAGGACTTTTCAGTGAGTGCTTTAAAATGATCATAAAACAGTTTTTCAGTCATTACAAGCGATGATGTTTCGGAAATATTGTTGGTCAACCCAAGCTCTGACTCGAGTTCTTTAATCTTTACCTATGCAATATTATGAGAGTTGATACAACCAGAATGAACCTTTAGTTCTTTGATTGAGTCAATGATAGCCTGCTTCGCTAAAATTTCTTCACTATGCATTTCATCCAACATTAAGAACAAATGGGATGATAAAGAATGAATTCTCGGCTGTAAATTTTCTCCTTCTAAACCCATGGCATTCCAAATGTCAGCTATCATGACCAATCTCTGTGATATTTGGCCCAAAACATCAGCAACCCAAGGAGGCAACATTAACAGCCCGCCAAAGCAAACAATAACAAGTCGTAGTATGAAAAAACGCATCCATCAAAATACAATGTACAAAACATAAAATGTTTCGAAATAAATTCATCGCCTTCGTTTTTTATATTGTATAAGGTAGaaaattattcattctcaatcaaCCGCAACTCTTACTCGTGGTTCTGTTAGACGGAGACATGAAGTAATTCACTACGTTCGATTTCATAATTCACTGGGCAGAAATAACAAGTCCCCTTGAGGTCTGGGATAGTACAAGAATCATCCGGGGTAAAAACAAATATGGCTATTATTTCATATCTTGAAAGCCTAGATGAATAGGCACTACATAGGAGATAATAATAAGCGATAGGAAAAGGcaattaaaagtaataataataagtggtGGTTTTCCGCTCGACAGTGTACGCCAATCACAAAACCGAGATTAAACTCTGAAACTCTATGCTGAAAGTTCTATACACCGTAAAAATATAATGCTCAGTAGACAACTTATAATAATCATAGAACTAATAACTGTAGATGATTATATGGGAACTAAGAAGATCTACATTTAACACTAAACACTTTGGGAAGGTCAGAAATGGTGAACGTGGGAACACTTAAGGATACCACAAGTATTGTGGTTTGACAACACTCAACCAGCAACACCTATAATGGAATCGTGCCcgcccagtgaaatcaaaagtcagaagcgaggaggttggaagatatatttgatagattatcaatatgtagagaagtgactgatctaaattGGTTAGTGATCGCAAGAGAAGTTGAGCGCGGCGTTCCCGCTCGTGATCTAGTGTGGATGCACTACCGAGCGCCTTCACCTAGTTGAGCCCATTAAaaccaatgtggtcagcatccaatgtcgaacacttacagagctattgattttgtggaTTTTTTTACCTCTACACACTGAATCGGTGTGGTATGGCTTGGCCATGCTGGCGTGGTCAATACGTAACTTCCGCCTTCTAATATCAAATATGCTATTCTGTTCTtagcccaaatgtgttttccaAAATTTCTAAACAGCATATTACTGCCTCCTACGGTAGCACGAGCCATAATATACAATTATGTGACTTTCATATAGACTAGGTAGTTAAATCGTAGCAAATCTGCAGCTTTATGATCAGGTCTATTATCTAGTAGCAAAGATAATTGCTCGTGATGCCGGCCTAGACAAAAATCCCATAAACATTTCCTCTCTACTTTCATGGTCGACCTCTTTATCTTCACCAGTTTACTCTTAATTTTCCTATTTTTATTTGCATTAGCATATGGTTAGATGGACTAAATGAAGTATATTTGTGCTGACTTTCACATGTTCGGGTTTTGACCCAAAATCTGCAAAGGTCTAGTAATtcattacaatatatatatatttgtcggAGAATCAGTCCCAAATTTTTCACAAGATTTCCTGGGCGAAAGGGTCCTGACCAAACAAAAATGAaacttgtagtgacctactttcaTGACGAGAACCCGATTGGCATAATgcaaacaattattattatgaccagttgtaccagcgattgttttactataCTTAATTGTTGCTTTCTTCCGTGGCCTGTGGCGTTGCACGAAATCGAGTACGCTTAGTAGTTCTgtttgtaaactttggcacgtctcggtattcttttgATACCAcaagatcgccaacaaatatatgcTGTTGCAACcgtcaacagccttctggttttttgGTTTACGGAGGGATACAATTCGAAATCTGGCAagtaatcttcctgtagtggtgatcatagtcaatcgcaacTCGACGCCAACTACAGACTAGTGGCTAGTGACTGAGAATAAACAGATATTATACAGCTAAGTTTGTTGGTGTTCTGATTTTGTCCGATCTAAAGCGTCTATGTTGTCTTCACATTAACCACAAACAATCACAAATTTAATCTAAAGAATAAGTTACTCAATGTTATGCTATGATTTCTTCCTATAATAAAGAGGTCATGGAATGAAAGTGCTTAGGGAACATAATATGAATGTGTCAACCTCCCGTTTTTGGGATCCGAAAGACATTAAAATACTTCCTCTCCACTTAGGTTTGTCTTAGATATCATACTATCCTGTGACTATATTTACGATTGGTCGTTGCTTTAACAGACAAATTACACAGAAGCAATTGTACCCCCTTAATGCTTGTTAAAGGACCACGACAGCTTATTCATAGCttagttggctagttgtttTTATCGATTGAGGTAATCGGTTAAGTTCGAATGCTAACCAACATTGCAATAAGGCAATACATGTGAACATTGACCAACAGATAAATTGAATGATgggtttaaataagtaaaactAGATCGATAAGGTTGAAGTAAATATGTTAATTAACAACAAGTTCCGTTTCTTCAACAAGTCTCACAAATGTAAGAATAGTTGTCTAGGACGGTATTAAGCATATTAATCTATGCTACTAGAACAATACGTAGTGGCTTGGCTTCGAAAAAAATCACTTTTACCTCACTTGTCAACCACACCAATATCCGTTATTGTATAGGTCCCAATGGTGTATACATTTAGAAAGCGACATGAAGTTTTGACTACTGTTTATTACTGCATAATGTAGATAATAAAATTACAGGCCTACCAAGTGGACTCAAGCAGAAAACCTGATGCGTGAAAGAAGCAAGTACAGAGGCGGATTCACAGTCAAGTCGGATCGAAGCAAAGCAATTAATGAGattcaatcatatatatatatatatgagaaagagaatgattcatcgtGTGATATTCGAgcaactaatattttagctagaGAGAGACATGTGCACAGACTGTCACATGTGACCAGGCATACGCGTTTATACAGATACCATAGTGATCATAATAAGACAAAGAAATGGACAAATTCTTACTGTTCTAATAGCATTGTTAAACAAGTTAATTAAAGAGCTTGAAAAAACTAACCGTAAGCAAACTTAATTGTAGGGAGGTGCGACAAGTATAATTGATCGCGAAACTGCAGATTTGCTACGATTTAACTACCTAGTCTATATGGAAGTCACATAATTGTATATTATGGCTCGTGCTACCGTAGGAGGCAGTAATATGCTGTTTAGAAATTTtggaaaacacatttgggctaAGAACAGAATAGCATATTTGATATTAGAAGGCGGAAGTTACGTATTGACCACGCCAGCATGGCCAAGCCATACCACACCGATTCAGTGTTCCCACGTTCACCACTTCTGACCTCCTCAAAGTGTTAAATGTAGAAAGAATATCTCAGTTTTATACGTTGGGCTACATCGATTGTGatttctgaaaataaataacactcAAGATGACATAATAACGGGTTTTGTTTGTCTTTGTTTTTCTGCAAGTATCTCAGTTGAGTTTGGCTACGTCCTATCTGAAAATTTGTGCAAGTacagaataattttaattagCTCACACATGAAACATGCGGAATAAACAAATGGCGAAGTGAAAATTTACATAAAGGCAAGAGAAGTCATCATGAATGGGAGAAAGTATGAGTATGGCAGGATATCtatgtataaaaaataattttatacatGGATATAATAGGAAAAAAATGGGCTCACCACTAAAGATTCCAagggtattcggagtttgacagtCTCTACACCTGACATCTTCATAATCGAAGTATACCAACCTAATCAGATCAGAAGTTAGAAATGAAGTAGTTCGAAGATATACTTGGAAAGTTATCGGTATGTCGAGAAGCGTTTAATCTAAGCTGACTAGCAGTTACAGTCAAAGCGTAGCACGACGTACCAACTGGTGATCTGGCACGTATgtgtgaccgagcgccttcagatagggtgtgtccagtaaaactgATGCGGTCGGCATCAATGTCGAAAACTTACAGAACTACTTATTTTGAGGTTTAATTTACCGCCTCTTAGGGGTGCTGAATACCCCAAGAAGTGGCCAGTCATAAGTTAAAACTCAGCATCTTTATCAATGGTTAACATTTCTGATAGCTTCCTATGTTCATCAGCATCTGGTTGTTTTTCCTTAACATACGAGGCCATGTAGTACAATAAAGAAAGGAGAAAATTACAACGGAACATTCTATTCGCCGTACACTTCGTCGGTTTTTCATCTTTTCCAGACGTCCTGATAAAGggaaatgaaaaattaaaagtttGTGTCGAAATGCACTTGTATATATGTAAGGACACAATACGTGCGAAAAAAGACGAAACTGGTGTAAATGCTTATTGGCAACATACGATAACGTAAAGAATTCTCACATTCCACCTTTTCAGATTACTTAAGATGAAGATGTATACACATGTATGagcaaattaaaaaaaacgtcTTCTGACAACAATACAAACAAACGGGTTAACGCAAAGTTTTGAGCAGTGTCCTGTGCTCAGTAGTCGTCTAAGTGTTCTGGAAACTTTACCCTTATTCCAGAGCGCGTTGTTTCGGATGGGTTGTCAGATACTACCAAAGTTTCTTCGTGATTGTTGATTATTGAGGAAGGCGTCGTAATTGTGAGGCTTGTGTCATTCAAGTGTACAGGCAACTTTAAGGCAGACGTCATCTTTAGTTCCATTCTTGTCTACAATATAGAATTCGGGTCTGCGATGAATGACTTTGACGAGTTGTAGTGGTATTGGTTCTTAACCACATGATTCTCGATGCTGAACATAAACGAGTACATTTCTGAAGGAGAGCCCAGGGAGAAGTTAGGAGTTTTATTATCTGTGAACAGATTAAATTCTGGACCTTCTATAGAGTGTTGAAATTACCACAGAGCATAATACATGGCCATATATgtgtgaccgagcgccttcagatagggtgtgtccagtaaaactgATGCGGTCGGCACCAATGTCGaaaacttacagaactatttactTTGAGGATTGATTAACAGGTTCACACATGATAACTCACAACAGCCCGTAAGTGGAATATCCGGGATCCTGCCAAATATCATTTTTGTTGCATTCCAAAACGGAGAGTTTGCGAGGCCATTTCATATTACTTCACAAACCTAAAGCAAATCTGTTTACAATGAATTGTAGACTTTCCTGTCGGATAACCAACGAATGGAACCCATAGCTCTGCATGTGAATAAAGCTCCATTCTTCAGCAAATTCAGAAAAATAGGGTCGACTGAGAGACTGTCACTATCAAGACTCACATAGCCCATCCAGCATTCTGTCCTTCTAAATCAAAACTGAAACTTTGACATTGTACTCCAGCCCGCCATTTCGGAGTCCGGACAAAAGCTTCTGGAAGAAATCCACTTGGGCCGTATCAAGGTAAAATTATCTGCATGGTGTTATATATTCAAGTCAGAGAAGTCGTTAAGCAGATAAGATTTTTCGAGAAGTGGTTATCCATATGACTTCTAAGAGGCTACCCGCTGACACTTGCGATAGACCACTTTACAAAATAGTGGTTGTAGGTGATGGAGGTGTTGGAAAATCTGCACTAACAATCCAGGTAACAAACTCAGCTGTATATTACGCCGTTTAGTACTTCCAGAGAATGTTTCTTGAAGAACATGACCCTACGATTGAGGACTCATACATCCAGAACGCTGAGATCGATAATGAGCTGTGTATGCTGTATGGTAAGTTCTTTGATTCTGTTACTTCTCGTGTGTATGGCATGTCAAAAAGTTTACCTTCATCGGCCGCTGTTTTGGACAAAAACTTCGCAGATGGCCCTGTTTGAGACAATATCTGGATCAGAATCATTAGCTACACCACTTGTAATGAAATAGATATTACGTGCCTGTAAATTTACTGTGATACTGCATATTTATCGACGATTTTGTGCCATTCTATTTTGATACTCCACCAAGTATTATTTGCTACGTCTTCAATTTCTAGCAAAAGATTTGCAAATATCAGCCATACAATATCTCAATCTCCTTGTTTTGGGGAAAAACCTCAGTGTTATAGGATTCTGGGGGAATATTGGGAAAAATCCGAAATTTCCTCAAGCATTTGAGGATTTTCTTCAGACCTGAGGGAATTTCGCGGTTTTTGTGCTATTTCACCAAAGTTATCCATTGCGGCTTTCCCTAAATTTACCCAAAACGGGTATAATTCTACCCAAAATAGGGAGATTGGGATGTTAATTCGTGTGCATGTAGCATAAGAGAAATATTTTAGGCTAATATAATTTATGTTGAGGTTTTTAAGCCGGAAGTGTCTTTGTTTACCAAGTAGTTGGGTATGTGTGTGACCGGTTATCATGACCATCAGTAAGTATTTATGATTAAATCGGTGCTACGATCTCAAAAAATTGGCTACTATATGCTTTGCGAATGTGACAGCAAGCCCATACTCCGCGTTGTTTGCTGACACTAGGGAATAAGTAACAAACGAGTGGTGGGTCTATGACAGCATCACTCTGGAAGATAACTGTATGGGTGATCCGTTACGACTTCGTGGCCGGGGTTCTAGTTTCCGTGGAGCTCAGTAACTTAAGGCCTTTTCAAAGGTTGATCAAACTGGAAGCCAGTGATGATTCAATTTTAGCTTTTAGTTAATCATAAAAGAAAGATAAACACCTTTAAATGTAGGCAGTTTCTCATGAATCAAATGGATTATCCTCTCCGCATGGAACATCACTTCTGTCTACTTGTCAGTTGAACTTTTGGCTTTCCTACTTGTCAATGTCGTATATTCTGTTATTTATTCGCTTAGTCCTCTGTTGTACCAAATTTGTTTATGGATAAAAATAAGCGAGAAACAATAATGGGGaagaaattaattattaaaagtAGGGATTTGTCAAAAAACTTAAATGTTGAACAACGCGTATTTAACAAGACTCATAGAACACAAAAGTGTTTTGTTCTCAGGTCAGATTGCTGAAGTAACATATGAAGCGCTTGTAGAGACCGTTAAACTGTTGTTCAGCGGCCCACTGTCCAGTAATGTAAATCGACACTGCACTTTTTCAAGTTGATGCACCTGTAAATAAAAGTTAAGAAAACCAAAAGCTCTTGAGATTCCTAAGAATGACTAGAAAGTTTGTGCGTCGTCCTGTGACATGTTTTGAAATCGGTCACAGTGACGAGATTTGTTTTCTTCTAAATCTTTCCCTACTCCTACGTTTCCCCATCACCTAATTCTCTCTATTTCCTGATTCCGAACCATTCACGTTTACTTCCTTACCTCAACAACCCCATTGTTGCTCTGACTCCTATTATTTCATGGTCTcaaaatgccctgatacggccgagagtgaggagattCCGCTCttcctttcgaaatgctctcacatgaccacgcgtatatagcctctgctagggaagtcctactcactgccttctattGGCGGGGGtattgttcacgaaattgagaggacgaaaagcgaatgtccggcgctttaaccgtgttggtgaacacggagggtccacataggggagttggaaaaccctgatttcaaaccagtggtgaacatgggctccagtatcctgaaggaacaaatgatttatgaaccaatcgttggtcaccggctaccatgggactgcatctcc
The sequence above is drawn from the Schistosoma mansoni strain Puerto Rico chromosome 3, complete genome genome and encodes:
- a CDS encoding putative protein regulator of cytokinesis 1 prc1, whose product is MTEKLFYDHFKALTEKSSSILQTYNLLKAEEKDLCERLNEPPVPETFIHVPNPEQIGILKENINHLTQEKRSRSLRLSRLIQEIRNLRDLLQQETADDEEIIALITAPNPMEILSLSKDFLDHVTKLRNSLAQEFVKLDDDCQRLIKEIMHIAGRLNIDLDNAVNIQQPVSARFLQHVRFAYIFPWL